A window of Oncorhynchus masou masou isolate Uvic2021 chromosome 19, UVic_Omas_1.1, whole genome shotgun sequence genomic DNA:
CCCATGTGGCCAAAATGATGGGTGTTGACCAGAAGTTTGTGTCCATCTATCACTCACGGAGTAACGGGGTTACAGAGATGGCTATTCAAACGATCAAAGGGGGGCTTGCAAAAGCCTGCCATTCCACAAAAATTAGCTGGGTGGAATGCTTTCCCCTTGTCCTCATGGAAATGCGCAGCAGTCTTAACAAAGGTATGGGGTGTACACCTTATGAGATGTTAACATGACGACCCATGAACACACCAGGTGTTCGACCTATGACTGACCGACAGATAGACATAACTGAGGCACAGTGTGATCACATTGAGTACATGAAAGAACTAACCTCTATTGTCAGATCTCTCCACTCATCCCACAAGAAAGCAAACGAGGTTCCCCCAGGTGAAGACCCTGACGAGCTTCCCATAAATGTTGGACACTGGGTGAAACTCAGAGTCCACAAACGAAAATGGAACGAACCATGATGGATGGGTCCGTTCCAGGTAACCATTGTGACACCAACAGCCCTGTGAGTGGCGAAGAGGTCTGTCTGGCATCATCTCTCCCACTGAGAGCACCTCCCAGTGGAAGCCATGGATGAGCGACTGGAGCGAGGGAGAGCAGGGCCCCGAGAACATCTGACGGGGAAGAAGGTTCGAGCCAAAGGACAGAAGCAGAGGACCCAGACCAAAAGGCCGGAAAGAAAGATGAAGAAAGAGCAGAAGGAGACATCATTTCACACTCACACTCAGGTTCTATAACTAGGAAACAGAGACAACACCGGGTGTGGTGGCTTGTTTTCCCCATCATCCTTTCCATGGCTCTCCTTGTCCACCTCAGGAGAGGTGAGTCAGTCTTCACGGTAAGAACTACCCACTCTGTACGTTGTAATTATCCCAGCAGGCACCTGTGGATATAATTGTTAGGAAATGGAAGCTTGAGCATCAATCCCATACTGACCTCCCTAAACCCGAAGTCACCTCCTGCCCTGTGTCTTTGTTATAATGGGAAGGAAGATATGGGAGATACTTGAGCTTGTCGTGTATATATGGGTCAACTTTACCTCCTGGATTGGGGGGATGTTGTTATTTGGGGAGAAAATAAATGTACATGTTAAGAATTCAAGTTACCGACCTTTTCAATGAGACAGGTCAAACCAACTCTGGGGAGCTGAAGCTCGCCAGACGACCCATTCCAGACAATCAGGAAGCCTATGGTCATGTCCTACACCCGAGTGAGATTTTTGGTATGTCAGTCATAGCCTGTGGCTGTCCTGGGAAAGTGGGTAAACATTTGAACCTACTCTTTACAGGCCCATATGAATTTAACGATCGGAGGATTTAGCCAACAGTTGGCTTTAGATGATCTTTTGGGGAAGGAAGGAGGACACTGTAACGTACTAGGTATTGTTGATCCTGACAATTGTGTTATGCTCCTCCCTGACTCCTCTGAGAATATGACTGCGATAATTGATAAGATTGCTGATCTTATTAAAACTTTTTCAAAATCTGAAAAATCTGTCTTTGAACCAAATTGGTGACTGATTTAATGCTACACTTGTAAATGTAACGGGGAAAGTTATGTTAACTTTGTTTTCATTGTTTACTCCTTTACTTGTAGGAGGTTTGGTGATTTGCCTACTGTTTATATTtgtaagaaaatgactgtaactGCTCTTGAACATGCTGGAGTGATGGTGTTGGTGGAAGCTGATTCAAATCGTGCTGAAGTTGAGGCTGGTGCATTTCTGGCTTCTCTTAGTCCCATTGTTTATCCAACTCGGGAGGTTCTTCCCAGGACTCAGGAGGGATGGGAATATAGACAaacacaccccaccccaccagcATTCCAGGAACCTAAGGAGTTGTTTCTCCCTTTAGCAGGCCATCCCTGGGATCAAATGGATCCAGGGGATCTGCCAAATCTGTTTGATTTCAGAGGAGAATATTCTGAATGAAGCTGTGAGACTAATTAGTCTCAAAGGGGGGAATGATGGCGTTCACTTtggggtcatgataggggctgcaccaaatgattgatgtattataataattgattatgcttatgttgtattaatagaaggggaagGGCTATAAGACCCTCCCCCACTACATTTATTGGGTCCTGGACCACAGATTAGCAATATAAGCATTATAATGTGTAATACTGTTCCACAGTTTCTAGTCTCAGTTTCTAGTCTCTGCCGCTTATAAGAAACGGTCTGAGAGATGTGTGAGCTATTGCAGTCAAAACAGGGTGTCTGTGAGAAAGAGCCTCAAGGCTAAAagagacacatagacacagaacCCTTCCAATGGAGTAAAGAGACAAGTCAGACATACCACTGTAAACCACACGGGAATGGAAAATTACTTCTGAGCCCTTAGAAAACACTGGACTACTGTTCTCTCCTGCAAGTTTGTATAACTGTATATGCATGGGCTTGGTCTCATGAGTAGAAGGTGTTGACGTAGGCAGTTACATCACTAGGGGTTGACTGCAAGCATATTAAAGCAACTTTGACCTTTTTTATTTTGTAGAACTTACTCTGAAACATGCATGCTGTGTTTCctttgtcaacttctgtctgcaattgctTCCAATaagccaatgattgacaaggaaccTACCCCAACAGTTCCAAAGgcctgggcctaatatagtgtataagaggtcatacagtGAGTTtcgtagtgattcctatgttgttgatgtaaagaatatttgctggtccgtggtgtgtaattaGGAGCaaacagacgctgcacttgacacatttatgaaattgcttattccagttagtAATACGCATGCACGCATTAAGAAAATGACTATAAAAACGGTTAaatctccatggattgatgaggaatttaagaattgtatggttgagagggatgaggcagaaggaatagcaaataagtctggctgcacaactgaTAGGCAAACGTATtacaaattgagaaatcatgtgatgAAACTGAATAAAAAGATGAAACTACGCTAtcaaacaaagataaatgacataaagaataatagtaaaaaactttggagcaccttaaatgacatTTTGTGAAACAAGGCAAACTCAGCTCAATCGTTTATTgcatcagatggctcattcatcacaaaaccgactgatattgccaactataAAGATTTTTTAATTGGCAAGATTATTTAGGCATGACAttccagcaacaaacgctgacactccACATCCAAGTATATattggggtaggccgtcattgtaaataaccatttgttcttaactgacctgcttAGTTACATCCCAAaaatatctgaccaaattatgaaagacaagtaTTGTAATTTTGAATTTCGTAACGTGAGTGTGAAAGAGGTGAAAaaagtattgttgtctatcaacaatgacaagccaccggagtctgacaacttggatgaaaaattactgaggataatagcagatgatattgtcactcctatttgccatattttcaatttaaacctactagaaagtgtgtgctcccaggcctggagggaagcaaaagtaattccgcCACagaagaatagtaaagccccctttactcgCTCAAAAAAAcggaccaatcagcctgttaccaacccttactaaacttttggaaaaaatagacttcagtgcggcttttgacataaCCAATCATAGTCCGCTactggaaaaatgtatgtgttttggctttacaccccctgctatattatggataaagagttacctgtctaacagaacgcagacggtgttctttaatggaagcctctccaacataatccaggtagaatcaggaattcccctgGGTAGTTTGTAGGCcccttttttcaatctttactaacgacatgccactgactttgagtaaagccagtgtgtctatgtatgcggatgactcaaccctattacacgtcagctactacaacAACTGAAATGTTTGCaacccttaacaaagagctgcagttagtttcagtgTGGGTGGCatggaataagttagtcctaaatatttctaaaacgattgtatttgggacaaatcattcactaaaccctaaattaaatattgtaataaataatgtggaaattgagcaagttgaggtgactaaactgcttggagaaaCCCTGGATTGTACACTGTCatagtcaaaacatattgatacaacagaagtctgtccataataaagcactgctctaccttcttaacagcactatcaataaggcaggtcctacagggccTTGTTATGTCGCACATGGAATACTGCCCAGTCGTGTGGTTAAGTGCCACAAAAAGGGACTGAGGAAAATTGTAATtcgctcagaacagggcagcacggccgGCCCTTGGATGtgcacagagagctaacattaataatatgcatgtcaatctctcttgGCTCAAAGGGGagaagagattgacttcatcactacttgtatttgtaaGAGGTATTGGTGGCCTTTGAGGCATTGGTGGcctgtgaggcattggaaaacttgcctggcctttgtggttgaatatgtgtATTTGAAATTCCCTGCCCGgctgagggatcttacagataacTGTATGGGGTATAaagatgaagtagtcattcaaaaatcacggTAAACTGTTATTGCCAACAGTTAGTCTACGCAACTTATTATGAGTCTTGTTAAGTACATTTTTACTTCTGAACCAATTTAGGCTTGCCGTAACAAAGGAGCTGAATACTTACTGACACaacacatttcagcttttcattttgaattaaTTAGTAAAAaagtaattccactttgacattatggggtattgtgtgcaggccAGTGGCAAAACAAAATCTGAGTGTAACTTTTAAATgcaggctttaacacaacaaaatgtgtaataactCTGGGGTGTAAatacttctgaaggcactgtatgtggaaaatacattggatttaaaAAAAGTCACCGACTGTTGTTTTGAGGATGGAATTTAAAACCACAAGATTATGTCATTATGGTAACCAAATTTAAACATAGACATACCTTGTATAAAATGTGTTCAATTTGTACCTTTCAGCAATGTCAGATATTCAACATTATAacgttattttatttatttatttgcacaaAAGAAAACAAGTAATAGACAAATATACAGatgaaaacaaataaaaaataaaaaccggtgtgtgtgcaggtgtggttGGAAGCCCAAGGGTTTATATGAAAACCACACCACAAACAAACGATATACAATACATAAGTACAAATATAATAAAGGTTTGTTAAAACAGATTATCCTACTAATTATAAATATACAAATGAACTGATCAGTATAATATCTGCTATCAGAAAAAATATATAGGCTGGGCGGAACCAtaaatctaagttaaagaataggactaaatctaaTCAAACTTCTCTTTtaaaagtgcatttaaagtttgatttgatgcaGTCCTActctttaacttagatttttggttgtgatggagacgtgaatccaacatatcaattattaattgGTTGACAAACTGGgataaagccagactaagtcagtggcactGATGGAACTAACCAAGCAGAAGAttcatctccttcaaatgttgatatttggttgcgttgacaaccaaatACAAATCAATATCACCTTTGAACTACAAAAAATAGCCTATTAACTTGTTGACAGGAAAACAAATGacatgttggattcacatcttcAACTAAACCCAAAATTGAAATGGAAGAATAGGATTATGACAGTGGCTcggatggaactatccaagcagtagataaatatcctttaaatgttgatatttggatgtgttgtcaaccaaacacagttcaatattacttttgaaatacagtaaatagcctaaagttaaggcTATTTTACAAACCAATGTAACATTCCATCTTAAAACGGGTAACtcatccatggccacatttgAGGCTATTGTAACTATAAATGTATTCTTATTTAATTATATAGACCGTGCATGGTCAAGATAGCATGCATACTGTCGGTTGTTGCAGGTCTGCGGAGAGCTTCACAATTGCTATAATAATCTGTGCATAATATCGAacggcattgatcacttgcacaaCAGCAGTGTGAATTTATAATGTAATTTCAACTGCAATCCAACTTTTGTTCTGCTGTTAgaatgaagcacagtgataataCATTAatctgttgtataaataaacaaaatatctgaTATTGCGTTCCCATTTGATCTTTGCAACGTTTTTAAATGGTTCAAAGCGCAGTGATAGCCATTTGGAGGGCAACGAAACCAAAAATCAGACAtagtttttccattggaatttggttgtgctttaagatggttgaaagcatagtaagtgataacacattggaaattcaactcacttttgactgtctttttgagtgggtgaatatgGGTTGTAATCTCATTTATCAACTTCTCAACtaaatattacccaattatccatgttgaaatgatgtggtgtGCACTGTGGGTATTTTATCAAACACAACATATTTTGTCCTCATATGACAATTCTGAGGCCACTTTTAGTGAGTCTCCGAAGAGGGCATTATTGTGCATTTGTCTCAGGCTGTCTTGGGAAGAGCCAGGACAAATGGAACAAGGGCACCTTTTGCCTCAACAGGTGATTTGAGTGTCAGTGCCTCAGGCAAAAACTGTTCATTCTCCTCTTCCACAACAAACTGCAATGTTTGGGACTTGTTCACACAGTAAATGGTGTTGCCAATGACAGCACAGCGAAAGGGCAAGGGGTTGGTCTGCTCCAGGGACGCACTGTTGTGCCATATCTTTACCACGGTGTTGTATTTGAACACGTTGACACCGTAGTCACGGTTGACATCAAACCTGTAGATGAAGTTTTTGAATGCCACCATGTCGGTGGATTTCTTCCTGCTGTTGTTGAACGGGCATTCCTCCCAGTCGTCTCTTTTAGTGTCATATCTTAGCAGACGATAAAATAGAGAGCCTCCGGACACGAACATCTCTCCATTGCAGGTTGTTGCCTCGTGCGCAATAGCAAAAGCCCCTTTTGGTAGTGGCGCCACTGGGCGCCATCTATCCAGGCGAGGGTCATATTTCTCCACCGTAAAGAGACATTCCCCTCCGATTGCAAACAGGTAGCCGTCCATGGCCACCAGTTTGAGCTGAGACCGACCCTCGGTGAGCGGTCGAATTTCGCTCCAGCTGTCAGTGAGTGGGTTGTAGCAGAACACCTTGTCCGAGACTTTGCCTTTGTCGTCCCGCCTTTTGATTCCACCTGCCACGAATAGGTAATTGTACATGGTGCATATCCCAGAGCCCTTTGTATTGATTTCATCCGGCATCTTCGTCAGCACTTTCCAGTCCTTTGTATCCTTGTTGTAATAGTAGATCACACGATTCTCATTCAGGGACACTATGGATAGAGGGCTCTGAGGGCGACTGTTCTCACGACTTGTAGGTCTGCTCCCGACGCCGTCATACACCTCGTTGATTTCAGCCACCATCAacgccctctttccctccattcTCCTGGTGataattagttctctctccccTCCGGTCAAACGCCCATAGACACCGGGATCCCGCAGTATTTGCAAGAAATTGTCACTCATGTACTTGTAGGCTTTCTCCTTCAACTCGCTGAGACGTTGCTTTTTGGCTATTGTCAAAATATCATAGCAGTTCTCGGCGGTAATCTGCTCCGACATTGTATCGAGAGCAGCTTGAACCGCGCAGGGGATTTGTAATATTTTAGCTCCGGTGATGACCTCTACAATATTATCCTTACTAACCTCCATTCGGCATGAGTAAATGTAATCCACCAAAATGGTCAAAGTCTTAAAACTCACCCCCTTCACTCGCAATACGTCTCGGGACTGCCGCGCCTTGAAATAGTCACTTTTCTCTGCCAAAACGGCTTTATGCGCTCCAAGTTTCTTTCCAGAC
This region includes:
- the LOC135505780 gene encoding kelch repeat and BTB domain-containing protein 11-like produces the protein MDNSDQCIPDLCLHSVDADTPPACHEKEQVDKMALLMQDFVGNIPEITDPDENQNFGYQCITETNRPLVEMDNGVMGLGFYNGSQPRNGSGNANYDQKHMSLTHCNTPQLNKDQPCSIERDAVEDNCRAQADVAHSLGYSLCCLDDETQAQSTPLVCEVSGGAVKYHCLIDKASSQVEHKEGSSASVTYCIATEALTIHQRGQTGSAGQNAVWGESDLDITQGNSALQSRQEGCGYGNGFFASKEETDLVIEVSGKKLGAHKAVLAEKSDYFKARQSRDVLRVKGVSFKTLTILVDYIYSCRMEVSKDNIVEVITGAKILQIPCAVQAALDTMSEQITAENCYDILTIAKKQRLSELKEKAYKYMSDNFLQILRDPGVYGRLTGGERELIITRRMEGKRALMVAEINEVYDGVGSRPTSRENSRPQSPLSIVSLNENRVIYYYNKDTKDWKVLTKMPDEINTKGSGICTMYNYLFVAGGIKRRDDKGKVSDKVFCYNPLTDSWSEIRPLTEGRSQLKLVAMDGYLFAIGGECLFTVEKYDPRLDRWRPVAPLPKGAFAIAHEATTCNGEMFVSGGSLFYRLLRYDTKRDDWEECPFNNSRKKSTDMVAFKNFIYRFDVNRDYGVNVFKYNTVVKIWHNSASLEQTNPLPFRCAVIGNTIYCVNKSQTLQFVVEEENEQFLPEALTLKSPVEAKGALVPFVLALPKTA